Proteins from one Chitinivorax tropicus genomic window:
- a CDS encoding RidA family protein, whose product MKKEIIATEHAPKAIGTYSQAVVAGSTVYLSGQIGLDPQTMQMAEGFEAQTHQMFKNLRAVCEAAGGTTRDIVKLNAYLTDLGNFSKFNEIMSQYFAEPYPARAAIGVASLPRGGVVEADAIMVLS is encoded by the coding sequence ATGAAAAAAGAAATCATCGCTACCGAACACGCCCCCAAGGCCATCGGCACTTATTCGCAAGCTGTCGTGGCGGGCAGCACCGTCTACCTGTCCGGCCAGATCGGCCTGGACCCGCAGACCATGCAGATGGCGGAAGGCTTCGAAGCCCAGACCCATCAGATGTTCAAGAACCTGCGCGCCGTGTGCGAAGCAGCCGGGGGCACCACCCGTGACATCGTCAAGCTGAACGCCTACCTGACCGACCTGGGCAATTTCAGCAAATTCAACGAAATCATGTCGCAATACTTTGCCGAGCCCTATCCCGCCCGTGCGGCCATCGGCGTGGCCAGCCTGCCGCGCGGCGGCGTGGTCGAGGCCGATGCGATCATGGTATTGAGCTGA
- the hemW gene encoding radical SAM family heme chaperone HemW, which produces MSGIAMPSGRRHWQLQALPPLALYIHLPWCVRKCPYCDFNSHESRGELPEASYLDALVRDLELALPSIWGRRVVSIFFGGGTPSLFSAAGLDRLLCDIRARVQLHADAEITLEANPGTFEAAKFRDYRAAGINRLSIGIQSFNPRHLQALGRIHDDREARRAIEIAHQHFDNFNLDLMYALPAQTLDEAEQDLRAAIAMGSTHLSAYHLTLEPNTLFYRYPPALPDDELSADMQEMVEQTLAEAGFDHYETSGFAKPGRHCRHNLNYWQFGDYLGIGAGAHSKLSFHDRIVREMRYKQPAQYLQQIAAGTPIQEQRHVTLDELPFEFMMNLLRLTGGFEPQLFAERTGLQLTSIEAALQVAEQKGLITRDHTSIRPTLAGQRYLNDLLQLFLIEETP; this is translated from the coding sequence ATGAGCGGTATCGCCATGCCTAGCGGGCGCCGTCATTGGCAGCTACAGGCGCTGCCGCCCTTGGCTTTGTATATCCACCTGCCCTGGTGTGTACGCAAATGCCCCTATTGCGACTTCAACTCGCACGAGTCACGTGGCGAGCTGCCCGAAGCCAGCTATCTGGATGCGCTGGTGCGTGATCTGGAGCTGGCCTTGCCCTCGATCTGGGGGCGGCGGGTGGTTTCGATCTTTTTCGGGGGCGGCACCCCCAGCCTGTTCTCGGCTGCTGGGCTGGATCGCCTGCTATGCGACATCCGGGCGAGGGTGCAGCTGCACGCCGACGCCGAGATCACCCTGGAGGCCAACCCAGGCACCTTCGAGGCCGCCAAGTTCCGCGACTACCGTGCGGCGGGCATCAACCGTCTGTCGATCGGCATCCAGAGCTTCAACCCCCGGCATCTCCAGGCATTGGGGCGCATCCATGATGATCGCGAGGCACGTCGTGCCATCGAGATCGCCCACCAGCACTTCGACAATTTCAACCTCGACCTGATGTATGCCTTGCCAGCGCAGACCCTGGACGAAGCTGAACAGGATTTGCGCGCCGCCATCGCCATGGGCTCCACCCACCTGTCGGCCTATCACCTGACCCTGGAGCCCAACACCCTGTTCTATCGTTACCCGCCAGCGCTGCCCGACGATGAATTGTCGGCGGACATGCAGGAGATGGTCGAACAGACGCTGGCCGAGGCTGGTTTCGATCACTACGAAACATCGGGCTTTGCCAAGCCTGGCCGGCATTGTCGGCACAATCTGAACTATTGGCAGTTTGGTGATTACCTGGGCATCGGTGCCGGGGCGCACTCCAAACTGTCGTTTCATGACCGTATCGTGCGCGAAATGCGTTACAAGCAACCCGCCCAATATCTGCAGCAGATCGCGGCGGGCACGCCTATCCAGGAACAGCGACATGTCACGCTGGATGAGCTGCCCTTCGAATTCATGATGAATCTGCTACGGCTGACCGGTGGGTTCGAGCCCCAACTGTTTGCCGAGCGCACCGGCCTGCAGTTGACCAGCATCGAGGCCGCTTTGCAGGTTGCCGAGCAAAAGGGCCTGATCACACGCGACCACACCAGCATTCGCCCCACGCTGGCTGGCCAGCGTTATCTCAATGATTTACTCCAACTTTTCCTGATCGAGGAGACACCATGA
- the rdgB gene encoding RdgB/HAM1 family non-canonical purine NTP pyrophosphatase — MNKIVIASNNAGKLREFHALLSPLGYEPIPQGALNVPEAEEPHCTFVENALAKARHAARLTGLPALADDSGICVDALGGAPGVHSARYAGEPKADARNNAKLLAELAGQPNRRAHYYCVLVFVRHADDPQPIIAEGEWQGEILTTAQGEGGFGYDPLFWVAAEQATVAELGADIKNSLSHRGQALQALVKRLQAA, encoded by the coding sequence ATGAACAAAATCGTCATTGCCAGCAACAATGCGGGCAAGTTACGTGAATTCCACGCCTTGTTGTCCCCCTTGGGTTACGAGCCTATTCCACAAGGCGCGCTGAATGTGCCCGAAGCCGAGGAGCCACATTGCACCTTTGTGGAAAACGCCTTGGCCAAAGCCCGCCATGCCGCTCGCCTGACTGGCCTGCCCGCCCTGGCGGATGACTCGGGCATCTGTGTTGATGCGCTGGGTGGCGCACCGGGCGTCCATTCCGCACGTTACGCGGGCGAGCCCAAAGCCGATGCCCGCAACAACGCAAAACTGCTGGCCGAATTGGCGGGCCAGCCCAACCGGCGTGCCCACTACTACTGTGTGCTGGTCTTTGTGCGCCATGCCGATGACCCGCAACCCATCATTGCCGAGGGTGAATGGCAGGGTGAGATCCTGACCACGGCGCAAGGGGAGGGGGGCTTCGGCTATGATCCCTTGTTCTGGGTGGCTGCCGAGCAGGCCACCGTGGCGGAGCTGGGTGCCGACATCAAGAACAGCCTGTCACATCGTGGCCAGGCCCTGCAGGCCCTGGTCAAGCGGTTGCAAGCAGCATGA
- a CDS encoding mechanosensitive ion channel family protein, which yields MPALYDKAILVDLLSSGLLALLLLLLRILIRRAVQAREDLSIEVRRRWLVSLRNAGLLLFVFGLVFIWGSEIRTFAVSVVAVAAALVVATRELIMCLVGAVYRTSSRAFDVGDMVELNGVKGKVVDLNLLSTTLLVSKQASGQSSVARLATIPNSLLFGQPAFNDALLGEHTLHLITVPLSVTDDWQRAERLLLEAANAECQPYLEQVNLHVEMLERSRSFDMPGVGPWVRIRWHDHEQLDLELQVPLPLQGRSHAEQRILKAFLKAWQAPAQPPTETCGSAP from the coding sequence ATGCCCGCACTGTACGATAAAGCCATTCTTGTCGATCTGCTCAGCAGTGGTCTGCTGGCCTTGCTGCTGCTACTGCTGCGGATCTTGATCCGCCGTGCCGTACAGGCCCGCGAGGATCTGTCGATCGAGGTGCGTCGCCGCTGGCTGGTCAGTTTACGGAATGCAGGGCTGTTGCTGTTCGTATTCGGGCTGGTTTTCATCTGGGGCAGCGAGATCCGCACTTTTGCCGTGTCCGTGGTGGCAGTGGCGGCAGCCCTGGTAGTAGCCACCCGCGAGCTGATCATGTGCTTGGTGGGCGCGGTCTATCGCACCAGCTCACGCGCCTTTGATGTGGGGGACATGGTGGAGCTGAACGGCGTCAAGGGCAAAGTCGTGGATCTCAACCTGCTGTCCACCACCTTGCTGGTCAGCAAGCAGGCCAGCGGGCAAAGCTCCGTCGCCCGCCTGGCGACCATTCCCAACAGCCTGCTGTTCGGCCAACCCGCATTCAACGACGCCCTGCTGGGTGAGCACACCTTGCATCTGATCACCGTTCCGCTGTCGGTGACAGATGATTGGCAGCGGGCAGAACGCTTACTGCTGGAAGCAGCCAACGCTGAGTGCCAGCCTTATCTGGAACAGGTGAACCTGCATGTGGAGATGCTGGAACGCAGCCGCTCATTTGATATGCCAGGGGTGGGGCCGTGGGTGCGCATACGTTGGCATGACCATGAGCAGCTCGATCTGGAGCTGCAGGTGCCGTTGCCACTACAAGGCCGCAGCCATGCCGAGCAGCGCATTCTGAAAGCCTTCCTGAAGGCCTGGCAGGCACCCGCCCAGCCCCCCACTGAAACATGCGGGTCAGCACCCTGA
- a CDS encoding putative metalloprotease CJM1_0395 family protein: MIHTSLASPAISFATSASLHSPGCSCAMCAASLATPPLQIGTQADPAKQERAEQQAIRRLQQRDQQVKAHELAHIAASGGLAQGGPSYVYQRGPDGQNYAIGGEVSIDTAEGKTPEQTIEKAQLIRRAALAPADPSSQDRSIAALATQMEWQARAEQTQQRQQENAVSKALNGERNAAIRSYTGEPNAPLFDISA; encoded by the coding sequence ATGATCCACACCAGCCTTGCCTCACCGGCCATTTCATTTGCCACCTCAGCCAGCCTGCACAGCCCAGGCTGCAGCTGCGCCATGTGCGCCGCGTCATTGGCCACCCCGCCCTTGCAGATCGGCACCCAGGCTGACCCCGCCAAGCAAGAGCGTGCCGAGCAACAAGCCATCCGGCGCCTACAGCAGCGGGATCAGCAAGTGAAAGCTCATGAACTGGCGCATATCGCCGCCAGCGGTGGCTTGGCGCAAGGCGGGCCGAGCTATGTCTATCAACGTGGGCCGGACGGCCAGAACTATGCTATCGGCGGCGAGGTCAGCATCGATACGGCGGAGGGCAAGACGCCCGAGCAGACAATCGAAAAGGCGCAGCTGATCCGCCGAGCCGCATTGGCGCCTGCAGATCCCTCGTCACAGGATCGATCCATCGCTGCCCTGGCCACCCAGATGGAGTGGCAAGCCCGCGCTGAGCAAACACAGCAGCGGCAGCAGGAAAATGCCGTCAGCAAGGCGCTGAATGGCGAACGCAATGCAGCCATCCGCAGCTACACTGGCGAGCCGAACGCGCCGCTGTTTGACATCTCTGCATGA
- a CDS encoding group II truncated hemoglobin: MAELTPYELLGGEAVVRQLVDRFYDHMETDPRVKPLRDMHPEDLTSSREKLFMFLSGWLGGPDLFIQKFGHPMLRARHMPFPVDEEARDQWILCMLQAMAEVPMDDALREHLEVSFWKTADFMRNR; encoded by the coding sequence ATGGCAGAGTTGACCCCCTATGAACTGCTGGGCGGCGAGGCCGTGGTGCGGCAGCTGGTGGATCGCTTCTATGACCATATGGAAACCGACCCACGCGTCAAGCCGCTGCGGGACATGCACCCGGAAGACCTGACCAGCTCACGCGAAAAGCTGTTCATGTTTCTGTCTGGCTGGCTGGGCGGCCCGGATCTGTTCATCCAGAAATTCGGCCACCCTATGCTGCGTGCTCGCCACATGCCCTTCCCGGTGGATGAGGAAGCACGGGATCAATGGATATTGTGCATGCTGCAGGCCATGGCAGAAGTCCCGATGGATGACGCGCTACGTGAGCATCTGGAGGTGTCATTCTGGAAAACCGCCGACTTCATGCGAAATCGGTGA